Proteins from one Heptranchias perlo isolate sHepPer1 chromosome 42, sHepPer1.hap1, whole genome shotgun sequence genomic window:
- the LOC137306245 gene encoding histone-lysine N-methyltransferase 2B-like, with amino-acid sequence MVIEYSGIVIRSVLTDKREKYYDSKGIGCYMFRIDDFEVVDATMHGNAARFINHSCEPNCYSRVINVEGQKHIVIFAMRKIYRGEELTYDYKFPIEDASNKLPCNCGAKKCRRFLN; translated from the exons ATGGTGATAGAATATTCCGGCATTGTAATTCGATCTGTGTTAACGGACAAGCGGGAAAAATACTATGACAGCAAG GGGATCGGTTGTTACATGTTCCGCATTGACGACTTTGAGGTGGTGGACGCAACGATGCACGGGAACGCAGCCCGGTTCATCAACCACTCCTGCGAGCCCAACTGCTACTCCCGGGTGATCAACGTGGAGGGCCAGAAGCACATTGTGATCTTCGCCATGCGCAAGATCTACCGGGGCGAAGAGCTGACCTACGACTACAAGTTCCCCATCGAGGACGCCAGCAACAAGCTCCCCTGCAACTGCGGGGCCAAGAAATGCAGGAGGTTCCTCAACTGA